A single window of Metallosphaera hakonensis JCM 8857 = DSM 7519 DNA harbors:
- a CDS encoding ATP-binding protein, with product MVPQFIDREQELRFLELKYQEDRAQFVIIYGRRRIGKTELIKQFIKGKGAIYHLCTSDGILENMNRLKEEFSLFTGKNYFRSMNVKLDELLIYLADEVKDQRVILVLDEFQYLVQSDRSVTSLLQKAWDEKLSGTRMFLILTGSSIGMMENEVLSNKSPLYGRRTGSWKVNEIAFPYLFQFFPRYTVEEVIKAWSVLGGVPLYLIQFDVNKSVEDNLKEKILKKGNILYDEPLFLLREEFREQRVYLSVLRAISQGHNSVSLISQFTGIDRSNLSSYLDRLEENGIIERAIPYGKKKGWYEIKDNFIEFWFKFVYNNLDHLEMDQIEDVVRKVNLQEHYAKKFEKLVKESIRQKTLKLPFEYHTVSFYSHKGEEVDVVVEGENAIFLGEVKWSENVDVRPLLNMMRKIMSKVNKGKREYYGVFAKSFKRCPHEEDLICYDLDAFAPSSSYLTDRGT from the coding sequence GTGGTACCACAATTTATCGACAGAGAGCAGGAGCTAAGGTTTCTCGAACTTAAATACCAAGAAGATCGGGCGCAGTTTGTAATAATTTACGGAAGGAGGAGAATCGGGAAGACCGAGCTAATAAAACAGTTCATAAAAGGGAAAGGGGCCATTTATCATCTCTGTACTTCCGATGGAATTCTAGAAAACATGAACAGATTGAAGGAGGAGTTTTCCCTATTTACGGGCAAGAATTACTTCAGATCCATGAATGTTAAGCTGGACGAGCTACTGATCTACCTCGCCGATGAGGTGAAGGATCAAAGAGTTATCCTGGTACTTGATGAGTTCCAATACTTAGTTCAGAGTGATAGAAGTGTTACCTCTTTACTCCAAAAGGCATGGGATGAGAAACTCAGTGGGACTAGGATGTTTCTGATTCTCACCGGCTCAAGTATAGGTATGATGGAAAACGAAGTCCTTTCAAACAAATCGCCTTTATATGGGAGGAGAACTGGAAGTTGGAAGGTCAACGAAATAGCTTTCCCTTACCTTTTCCAATTTTTCCCCAGGTATACGGTTGAGGAGGTCATCAAAGCGTGGAGCGTACTAGGTGGAGTTCCCCTCTACCTTATTCAGTTTGATGTTAACAAATCGGTTGAGGATAACCTAAAGGAGAAGATTCTAAAAAAGGGGAACATACTATATGATGAACCGTTATTCTTATTGAGAGAAGAATTTAGGGAGCAAAGAGTTTACCTCAGCGTCTTGAGGGCGATCTCGCAAGGGCATAATTCGGTCTCCCTCATTTCCCAATTTACAGGAATCGATAGAAGTAACCTCTCGTCATATCTTGATAGGTTAGAGGAGAACGGAATAATAGAGAGAGCCATACCTTACGGTAAAAAGAAAGGATGGTATGAAATTAAGGATAACTTCATTGAGTTTTGGTTTAAATTTGTGTATAACAACTTAGATCACCTCGAAATGGATCAGATAGAGGACGTAGTTAGGAAAGTGAACTTGCAAGAACATTACGCTAAGAAGTTTGAAAAACTGGTAAAGGAATCCATAAGACAAAAAACCTTGAAATTACCGTTCGAATACCATACAGTTTCGTTTTACTCCCATAAAGGAGAGGAAGTGGATGTCGTAGTTGAGGGAGAGAACGCCATCTTCCTTGGAGAGGTGAAATGGAGTGAAAACGTTGATGTCAGGCCTTTACTTAACATGATGAGGAAAATAATGAGCAAGGTAAACAAAGGGAAGAGAGAGTATTATGGGGTGTTCGCCAAGTCTTTTAAAAGATGTCCCCATGAAGAAGACTTGATCTGTTATGATTTAGACGCATTTGCACCCAGCTCTTCCTATCTGACTGACAGAGGTACCTAG
- a CDS encoding ATP-binding protein, whose protein sequence is MEEFGDLNPWWYSDNWKDKHLLEWETQRVKWRPKWIDEISLTPFSLNFLYGPRQTGKTTGIKILIKELIKKGRDPNSIFYLDLDYIASFQEFREIISEFVKEKRKRKINGVVLILDEVTSVDDWWKVVKFHVDKGEFSKDVIVISGSSSLGISKSVERFPGRRGLGKEVLVLPLSFPQFVEVKGYRPEEVLSDSALTVSLFDEYKIKGGFPKSINEHKDAEEALIDGIVSEIYKAKRELGRVQDILRSVMSKVPSALSFNSIANDLGISHVTVEEYIEFLKDLFLLQIAYHKVGNEVNKRKEKKIFFRDPFAYGALSRWVHKEMKEEALLEHIVQEHLLRKFGEVFYFKNNHEIDVIAGDYKIEVKKERAHRGYPRETTILSETEIPIFLLKIEK, encoded by the coding sequence GTGGAAGAATTTGGTGACCTAAATCCATGGTGGTACAGCGATAATTGGAAGGATAAACATTTGCTGGAATGGGAGACGCAGAGAGTGAAGTGGAGACCGAAATGGATAGACGAAATCTCCTTGACGCCTTTCAGCCTAAACTTCCTTTATGGACCAAGACAAACTGGTAAAACCACGGGGATTAAGATCCTCATTAAGGAGCTGATAAAAAAGGGAAGGGATCCTAACTCCATATTTTATCTTGATTTAGATTATATTGCTTCATTTCAAGAATTTAGGGAGATCATTTCTGAGTTCGTGAAGGAAAAGAGAAAGAGGAAGATTAACGGTGTAGTACTTATATTGGACGAAGTTACCTCGGTGGACGATTGGTGGAAGGTCGTAAAATTTCATGTAGATAAGGGCGAGTTCTCTAAAGACGTTATCGTGATCAGTGGTTCCTCGTCGTTGGGAATATCTAAAAGCGTAGAAAGGTTTCCAGGTAGGAGGGGTTTAGGTAAGGAGGTTCTCGTTCTACCCCTGTCCTTCCCTCAGTTCGTGGAAGTTAAAGGATATAGACCGGAAGAGGTACTAAGTGACTCAGCACTAACTGTCTCGCTTTTCGATGAGTACAAGATAAAGGGAGGTTTCCCTAAATCAATAAATGAACATAAGGACGCTGAAGAAGCGCTAATAGATGGAATTGTATCGGAAATTTATAAAGCGAAGAGAGAGCTTGGAAGGGTACAAGATATCTTGAGATCCGTTATGAGCAAAGTGCCTTCTGCGTTATCCTTTAATTCCATCGCCAACGATTTGGGAATTTCTCATGTTACTGTTGAAGAGTACATTGAGTTCCTTAAGGACCTGTTCCTACTTCAAATAGCTTACCATAAGGTGGGGAACGAGGTGAATAAGAGGAAGGAGAAAAAGATATTCTTCAGAGATCCTTTCGCTTATGGAGCTCTATCCAGGTGGGTTCATAAAGAGATGAAGGAGGAGGCGTTGCTCGAACATATCGTTCAAGAACACTTACTGAGAAAGTTTGGTGAAGTATTCTATTTTAAGAACAATCATGAAATTGACGTGATAGCAGGTGATTATAAGATAGAGGTAAAGAAGGAGAGGGCACATAGGGGTTATCCCAGAGAGACGACTATCTTATCAGAAACCGAGATACCAATCTTCCTCTTAAAAATAGAGAAATAA
- a CDS encoding AbrB/MazE/SpoVT family DNA-binding domain-containing protein: MTVRIEVGKKGYIVIPKSVRDLVGIKEGDTLALRVENGRIVLEPEREVDINDVIRKLKEHANRISYAKKAKLGDLVETSLEEEFQ; encoded by the coding sequence TTGACTGTAAGGATCGAAGTGGGTAAGAAAGGTTATATTGTCATCCCAAAGAGCGTCAGGGATCTAGTGGGAATTAAGGAAGGAGACACGTTGGCTCTGAGAGTTGAGAACGGAAGGATAGTACTGGAGCCTGAGAGAGAGGTGGACATTAACGACGTCATCAGGAAACTTAAGGAACACGCCAATAGGATATCCTACGCCAAGAAAGCTAAACTAGGCGATTTGGTGGAGACGAGCTTAGAGGAGGAGTTCCAGTGA
- a CDS encoding type II toxin-antitoxin system VapC family toxin has translation MIFLDANFLIYLNLGVKEVEEAYLKLLREESLALDPLVLDEVIYVSRRKYDVEFKDTIEFLDEIVLRNSVLLPITSNEYERAKDLMIRYSLKPSDAFHVAVMLNNSIKKILSEDKDFEKVKEIEKVWV, from the coding sequence GTGATATTCTTGGACGCAAACTTTCTCATTTACTTGAACTTGGGGGTTAAGGAGGTGGAGGAGGCTTACCTCAAACTGCTGAGAGAGGAGAGTTTAGCATTAGATCCCTTGGTGTTAGACGAGGTCATCTACGTCTCGAGAAGGAAATATGACGTCGAGTTTAAGGATACTATCGAGTTCCTTGACGAGATAGTGCTGAGGAACTCGGTGCTCCTTCCTATAACTTCCAACGAATATGAGAGGGCCAAGGACCTGATGATAAGATATTCCTTGAAACCCTCCGATGCCTTTCACGTGGCGGTCATGTTAAACAATTCAATTAAAAAGATTTTAAGTGAGGACAAAGACTTTGAGAAAGTCAAGGAAATAGAGAAAGTTTGGGTATGA
- a CDS encoding transposase: protein MQNNEAWSSFFSLLKLKKQGKLPPHMGRVSPPRYWKDRESKEREKILVVRQDRYEVHEESHKIVLKDFMEINFVGRLRWYGKQGRLEIIYDEGKWYAHVPVEVGVETTKRGKQSKHVVHGERRSIQVSPKGNKVASIDLGVNVLASVAVDDGTWYTRELGQRRTTFTLRRGLRKFNH from the coding sequence ATGCAGAACAACGAAGCTTGGTCGTCCTTCTTCTCCCTTCTGAAGCTGAAGAAACAGGGAAAGTTACCGCCCCACATGGGTCGCGTTTCTCCTCCACGTTATTGGAAGGACAGGGAGAGCAAGGAGAGGGAGAAGATACTGGTGGTTAGGCAAGACCGTTATGAAGTGCATGAGGAGAGTCATAAGATCGTCCTCAAGGACTTCATGGAGATCAATTTTGTAGGTAGGCTCAGATGGTACGGTAAGCAAGGTAGGCTGGAGATTATATACGATGAGGGTAAGTGGTACGCTCACGTTCCGGTTGAGGTAGGCGTTGAGACCACTAAGAGAGGTAAACAGTCTAAACACGTAGTTCACGGTGAGAGGAGGTCAATTCAAGTTTCACCGAAAGGTAATAAGGTAGCTTCCATTGACCTGGGTGTAAACGTTTTGGCAAGTGTAGCGGTGGACGACGGCACTTGGTATACAAGGGAGTTAGGGCAAAGGAGGACTACTTTCACTTTGAGAAGAGGGTTGCGGAAGTTCAATCATTAG
- a CDS encoding transposase, with the protein MARGLVEELHKLGVSTLYLGYPYNISQDKGNKYAVNVWSYRKLIDAIELKAQEYGMKVYEVVEYNTSRLCAYHNVEVRRKPRGVITCPLNHKLHSDLNALNILKKATGNIINAVKKPLSFIVDHNRIAPVKGSNP; encoded by the coding sequence TTGGCGAGAGGTCTCGTTGAGGAACTTCACAAGTTGGGCGTATCCACCCTCTACCTGGGCTATCCTTACAACATCTCTCAAGATAAGGGCAACAAGTACGCTGTGAACGTATGGTCTTACCGTAAACTCATTGACGCAATCGAACTTAAGGCTCAGGAGTACGGCATGAAGGTGTATGAAGTAGTTGAGTACAACACGTCCAGACTATGCGCTTATCATAACGTTGAGGTGAGGAGGAAACCTAGGGGAGTAATAACGTGCCCACTCAACCACAAACTGCACAGCGACTTGAACGCCTTGAACATTCTGAAAAAGGCCACGGGAAATATCATCAACGCGGTAAAGAAGCCTCTCTCCTTCATCGTAGACCATAACCGAATAGCTCCCGTAAAGGGGAGTAACCCTTGA
- a CDS encoding type I 3-dehydroquinate dehydratase, with protein sequence MFKPIVVASLPVRSREDIKRVDEIESDLVELRLDYAKDLPEPEEILSYKNKVLVTLRDRGEGGVGDFSDDKKKAFLSKLADLGILYDVEASFLMRREVEFREKVVSAHYFDRLPTREEIDALFRTYSQAFTVKIAVSDLPGYREVLAYVSTKQNATFMPMSQDPLERLALSLLGSKLLYTYIDSPTARGQLNYLEAKRILDCIFK encoded by the coding sequence ATGTTCAAACCCATAGTGGTGGCATCTCTACCTGTAAGGTCGCGTGAGGACATCAAGAGAGTGGACGAGATCGAGAGCGATCTGGTTGAGCTCAGGCTAGATTACGCCAAGGATCTCCCCGAGCCCGAGGAAATCCTCAGCTACAAGAACAAGGTCCTTGTAACCTTGAGGGATAGAGGAGAGGGAGGAGTTGGAGACTTCAGCGACGATAAGAAGAAGGCCTTTCTCTCAAAGCTTGCAGACCTGGGGATTCTCTATGACGTTGAGGCCTCATTCCTCATGAGAAGGGAAGTAGAGTTCAGGGAGAAGGTAGTCTCAGCCCATTACTTCGATAGACTCCCTACTAGAGAGGAGATCGACGCTCTGTTCAGAACCTATAGTCAAGCCTTCACGGTCAAGATAGCGGTTTCTGACTTACCTGGATATAGGGAAGTCTTGGCCTACGTTTCGACCAAACAAAACGCCACCTTTATGCCCATGTCCCAGGACCCACTGGAAAGATTGGCTCTCTCACTCCTAGGTTCCAAACTCCTCTACACTTACATCGACTCACCAACAGCCAGGGGACAGCTCAACTACCTAGAGGCCAAAAGGATTCTTGACTGTATCTTTAAGTAG
- a CDS encoding Rieske (2Fe-2S) protein, with translation MRVGEKRKVEVQGSEILLIYLGGERYFAFDNKCPHLGCDLSKYGVLIREELVCQCHFSHFSVKDGRPLKGASKRPIRVYRVEVEGDKLILNPVDGKPSQ, from the coding sequence ATGAGGGTAGGGGAGAAAAGGAAGGTAGAGGTTCAGGGGAGCGAAATCCTCCTAATATACCTTGGAGGGGAAAGATATTTCGCCTTCGACAATAAGTGCCCTCACCTGGGTTGCGATTTAAGCAAGTATGGAGTTCTGATAAGGGAGGAGTTAGTTTGTCAGTGCCACTTCAGCCACTTCTCGGTGAAGGACGGAAGGCCCTTGAAGGGAGCATCGAAGAGGCCCATAAGGGTTTACCGCGTAGAGGTGGAGGGGGATAAGTTAATTCTTAACCCTGTGGATGGTAAACCTTCCCAGTGA
- a CDS encoding helicase C-terminal domain-containing protein — MELRDWQLVLKDKVVKGLKEGLLVALQSPTGSGKTLFSLVSALEVRPKVLFAVRTHNEFYPVYRESKRLGKTFAFVMGKARSCLYAGEGTDPEDIKCSLCDSSSSIFLEENDPPFTVLKELKERGMREKFCPYFSLLNSVSEADVVAVTYPYVFTPWMGESLGLEMSDYVLVVDEAHNLDSLNELAERRLSGQTLDLALREVKSPEAVRILKRLREELNNVVSDEERYLKVENYPKLEKEELKLLEEEYEDRRKEMITNKSIRKLHIGTVLRFYSSDGVVFSHKGSLVVKPLLSTPFISTLNQDIPVILMSGTMQPKDYLVKVLGITRKILYIDVEKELRTKVTGTFDCMLAIDVTSAFSLRSQEMWRKYASYLLRIYYTAKANVLAIFPSYSIMEKVMDHVKVDKFVEGSRTNLEEVMRESKERKIVIAGVARGKLSEGIELTVDGSSVISDVAICGIPYPSFDDYLKLRSREIYKITGQSMRDALMEIPALIAVKQAIGRAIRGKGDHATVWLLDKRFETPWWKMRINCFNPKKVKL; from the coding sequence GTGGAGCTAAGGGATTGGCAACTAGTACTCAAGGATAAGGTAGTTAAGGGATTAAAGGAAGGGCTTTTAGTAGCTCTACAATCTCCCACTGGGAGTGGGAAAACTCTTTTCTCTTTAGTTTCAGCACTCGAAGTCAGACCCAAGGTCCTGTTCGCAGTTAGAACTCACAACGAGTTCTACCCAGTTTACAGGGAGAGCAAGAGACTAGGGAAGACGTTCGCCTTCGTCATGGGTAAGGCCAGGTCTTGCCTATATGCAGGGGAAGGGACGGATCCAGAGGACATTAAGTGTTCCCTCTGCGATTCAAGCTCCTCGATCTTCCTAGAGGAGAACGATCCACCGTTCACCGTCCTGAAGGAACTCAAGGAGAGGGGGATGAGGGAGAAGTTCTGTCCCTACTTCTCACTACTTAACTCGGTCTCCGAGGCAGATGTGGTCGCAGTTACCTATCCCTACGTCTTCACCCCGTGGATGGGGGAGTCCCTAGGCCTAGAGATGAGCGATTACGTCCTGGTAGTCGACGAGGCCCATAACCTAGATAGCCTCAACGAACTAGCTGAGAGGAGACTCAGCGGACAGACCCTAGACCTTGCATTGAGAGAGGTCAAGAGCCCTGAGGCAGTGAGGATCCTCAAGAGACTGAGGGAGGAATTGAACAACGTAGTGAGCGACGAGGAGAGGTACCTTAAGGTCGAGAACTACCCTAAACTCGAGAAGGAGGAACTCAAACTCCTCGAGGAGGAGTACGAAGATAGGCGCAAGGAGATGATAACCAACAAGTCCATAAGGAAACTCCACATTGGAACGGTCCTGAGGTTTTACTCCAGCGATGGGGTAGTGTTCTCCCACAAGGGTAGCTTAGTGGTCAAGCCCCTCCTCTCAACCCCCTTCATCTCCACTCTCAACCAGGACATACCTGTGATCCTCATGTCGGGGACCATGCAACCCAAGGACTACCTGGTCAAGGTCCTGGGAATAACCAGGAAGATCCTATACATAGACGTGGAGAAGGAGCTCAGGACCAAGGTGACGGGAACCTTCGATTGCATGTTGGCAATCGATGTCACCTCAGCCTTCTCCCTCAGGAGTCAAGAGATGTGGAGGAAGTACGCCAGTTACCTCCTCAGGATATATTACACGGCCAAGGCCAACGTGCTCGCGATCTTTCCAAGCTACTCCATCATGGAGAAGGTCATGGACCACGTCAAGGTTGACAAATTCGTTGAGGGGTCTAGGACTAACTTGGAGGAGGTTATGAGGGAGTCCAAGGAAAGGAAAATCGTAATTGCGGGAGTAGCCAGGGGAAAGCTATCCGAGGGGATAGAGCTTACCGTGGACGGCTCCAGCGTAATCAGCGATGTGGCCATCTGCGGAATTCCCTATCCGTCTTTTGATGACTACCTGAAGTTAAGGAGCCGGGAAATATACAAGATCACGGGTCAGTCCATGAGGGACGCTCTCATGGAAATCCCGGCCCTAATAGCGGTAAAGCAGGCCATCGGGAGGGCCATA